One region of Haloprofundus salilacus genomic DNA includes:
- a CDS encoding response regulator yields MSSEPRSAEPVDILLVEDNPGDIRLTKEAFKDGQIVNTLHVVEDGVEALDFLFQRNDYADAPRPDLVLLDLNLPRKNGDEVLEELHENPDRRRIPVIVLTSSEAEMDVVKSYELCASGYLTKPVDPIEFIDMIQELERFWLSIMRLPTDTDLD; encoded by the coding sequence ATGTCGAGTGAGCCCAGAAGCGCCGAGCCGGTCGACATACTCCTCGTTGAGGATAATCCTGGCGACATCCGCCTCACGAAAGAGGCATTCAAAGATGGGCAGATCGTGAACACGCTCCACGTCGTCGAAGACGGTGTCGAAGCCCTCGATTTCCTCTTTCAACGAAACGACTACGCCGACGCACCTCGGCCCGACCTCGTGCTGTTAGATCTCAACCTCCCCCGAAAGAACGGGGACGAGGTGCTCGAAGAACTTCACGAGAACCCTGACCGCCGGCGCATTCCAGTCATCGTCCTCACGAGTTCGGAAGCCGAAATGGACGTCGTCAAGTCCTACGAACTATGTGCAAGCGGGTACCTGACGAAGCCGGTCGATCCCATCGAATTCATCGACATGATACAGGAGTTAGAGCGGTTTTGGCTCTCAATCATGCGATTGCCGACTGACACAGATCTTGATTGA